Proteins encoded together in one Pseudomonas asiatica window:
- a CDS encoding CYTH domain-containing protein yields the protein MHKETELKLRASRETLAALREHPLLKKRNKSGWQTRELLNQYFDTPERELSAARVALRLRRDGEAIIQTLKCRGTSVAGLSERNEHEWQLDKVKLDLKKLDDSCWPAQLANLDKKTIKPLFTTDFSREYAEIAWGRGKSKVVIEAALDQGFVIAGKRKEEICELELELREGEPQALLELAAELAASLPLMPCDISKAERGYRLLEPDSYELGLPHTELEAEMAVDDAYAALAWQLLGSSQRLAEQYRHNGHWRLLQDWVECLSELRAITASLGQAAPRAITRDLRSSLDALLEDWRPLVQAGNEDEDIRRAAPEQFAEELEDVRWGQFSLETSRWLLARAWTVERKGRGERQGKAQLASWLAHLLGEEGRALKLPLYTQRPEDLAEQLPRIEQLLAWLHHARQVLEAPQMDRLYGDLKKLHELAEQPISDEVLEARIEQARAVDQSRGWKHLLKA from the coding sequence ATGCACAAAGAAACCGAACTCAAGCTCCGCGCCAGCCGCGAGACCCTTGCCGCCCTGCGCGAGCACCCTCTGCTGAAAAAGCGCAACAAGTCCGGCTGGCAGACCCGCGAACTGCTCAACCAGTACTTCGACACTCCCGAGCGCGAGCTCTCTGCTGCCCGTGTCGCCCTGCGCCTGCGCCGCGATGGCGAGGCCATCATCCAGACCCTCAAGTGCCGCGGCACCAGTGTGGCCGGTCTGTCCGAGCGCAACGAGCATGAATGGCAGCTGGACAAGGTCAAGCTCGACCTGAAGAAGCTCGACGACAGCTGCTGGCCCGCGCAACTGGCCAACCTGGACAAAAAGACCATCAAGCCGCTGTTCACCACCGACTTCAGCCGTGAATACGCCGAAATCGCCTGGGGCCGTGGCAAGAGCAAGGTGGTGATCGAGGCCGCGCTGGACCAGGGTTTCGTGATCGCCGGCAAGCGCAAGGAAGAAATCTGCGAGCTGGAACTGGAACTGCGTGAAGGTGAGCCGCAGGCACTGCTGGAACTGGCCGCCGAGCTGGCCGCCAGCCTGCCGCTGATGCCATGTGACATCAGCAAGGCCGAGCGTGGCTACCGCCTGCTGGAGCCGGACAGCTACGAGCTGGGCCTGCCGCACACCGAGCTGGAAGCCGAAATGGCCGTGGACGACGCCTACGCCGCACTGGCCTGGCAACTGCTGGGCAGCAGCCAGCGCCTGGCCGAGCAATACCGCCACAACGGCCACTGGCGCCTGCTGCAGGACTGGGTCGAGTGCCTGAGCGAGCTGCGTGCCATTACCGCCAGCCTGGGCCAGGCCGCGCCACGCGCCATCACCCGTGACCTGCGCAGCAGCCTGGACGCCTTGCTCGAAGACTGGCGCCCGCTGGTGCAGGCCGGTAACGAAGACGAAGATATCCGCCGCGCCGCCCCCGAGCAGTTCGCCGAAGAACTGGAAGACGTGCGCTGGGGCCAGTTCTCGCTGGAAACCTCGCGCTGGCTGCTGGCCCGTGCCTGGACCGTGGAGCGCAAAGGCCGTGGCGAGCGCCAGGGCAAGGCGCAGCTGGCAAGCTGGCTGGCGCACCTGCTGGGCGAAGAAGGCCGAGCGTTGAAGCTGCCGCTGTACACCCAGCGGCCGGAAGACCTGGCCGAGCAACTGCCGCGTATCGAGCAGCTGCTGGCCTGGCTGCACCATGCTCGTCAGGTGCTGGAAGCGCCCCAGATGGACCGCCTGTATGGCGACCTGAAGAAGCTACATGAGCTGGCTGAGCAGCCGATCAGCGATGAGGTACTGGAAGCGCGTATCGAGCAGGCTCGGGCGGTGGATCAGAGCCGCGGCTGGAAGCACCTGCTCAAGGCTTGA
- the argE gene encoding acetylornithine deacetylase: MPLPTLKDQFAALIAAPSVSCTQPALDQSNRQVIDLLAGWLGDLGFKCDIQQVSPGKFNLLASRGTGPGGLVLAGHSDTVPYDEQLWASDPLKLTETDGRWVGLGSCDMKGFFALVIEAVIPLLEHDFKQPLLILATCDEESSMSGARALAEAGQPLGRAAVIGEPTGLRPIRMHKGILMDRIHILGRSGHSSDPSLGRSALEAMHAVMGELMGLRQQWQQTYRNPQFTVPTPTMNFGCIHGGDNPNRICGQCALEFDLRPLPGMDVEQLRAAIRAKLMPVAERFEVRIDYAPLFPEVPPFEQAADAELVQVAERLTGHRAEAVAFGTEAPYLQQLGCQTIVLGPGDIACAHQPGEYLEMSRIEPTVRLLRDLIRHYCLD; the protein is encoded by the coding sequence ATGCCGTTGCCGACGCTGAAAGACCAGTTCGCCGCCCTGATCGCCGCGCCCTCGGTCAGTTGCACCCAGCCTGCGCTGGACCAGTCCAATCGCCAGGTCATCGACCTGCTGGCCGGTTGGTTGGGCGACCTGGGTTTCAAGTGCGACATCCAGCAGGTCAGCCCCGGCAAGTTCAACCTGCTGGCCAGCCGTGGCACCGGCCCGGGTGGCCTGGTGCTGGCGGGGCACAGCGACACGGTGCCCTACGACGAACAGCTGTGGGCCAGCGACCCGCTGAAACTGACCGAAACCGACGGCCGCTGGGTCGGCCTGGGCAGCTGTGACATGAAGGGCTTCTTCGCTCTGGTCATCGAAGCGGTCATCCCGCTGCTGGAGCACGATTTCAAGCAGCCGCTGCTGATCCTCGCCACCTGTGACGAAGAAAGCTCCATGTCCGGGGCCCGTGCCCTGGCCGAGGCCGGCCAGCCGCTCGGCCGTGCGGCGGTGATCGGCGAGCCCACTGGGCTGCGGCCGATCCGCATGCACAAAGGCATCCTCATGGACCGTATCCACATCCTCGGGCGCAGCGGCCACTCCTCGGACCCAAGCCTGGGCCGCAGCGCCTTGGAGGCCATGCACGCAGTGATGGGCGAGCTGATGGGGTTGCGCCAGCAATGGCAGCAAACCTACCGCAACCCGCAGTTCACCGTACCGACCCCGACCATGAACTTCGGCTGCATCCACGGCGGCGACAACCCCAACCGTATCTGCGGCCAATGTGCCCTGGAGTTCGACCTGCGCCCACTGCCAGGCATGGATGTGGAGCAACTGCGCGCGGCCATTCGCGCCAAGCTGATGCCGGTGGCAGAGCGCTTTGAGGTGCGCATCGACTATGCGCCGTTGTTCCCGGAGGTGCCGCCTTTCGAGCAGGCAGCCGACGCCGAGTTGGTGCAAGTGGCGGAGCGCCTGACCGGCCATCGCGCCGAAGCGGTGGCGTTCGGCACTGAAGCGCCTTATCTTCAGCAACTGGGTTGCCAGACCATCGTGCTGGGCCCCGGCGACATCGCCTGTGCCCACCAGCCCGGCGAATACCTGGAAATGTCACGAATCGAGCCTACCGTGCGTCTATTGCGTGACCTGATCCGGCACTATTGCCTGGACTAA
- the argA gene encoding amino-acid N-acetyltransferase, whose protein sequence is MPDYVNWLRHASPYINAHRDCTFVVMLPGDGVEHPNFGNIVHDLVLLHSLGVRLVLVHGSRPQIESRLADRGLTPHYHRGLRITDAATLDCVIDAVGALRLAIEARLSMDIAASPMQGSRLRVASGNLVTARPIGVLEGVDYHHTGEVRRVDRKGISRLLDERSIVLLSPLGYSPTGEIFNLACEDVATRAAIELGADKLLLFGAEPGLLDADGKLVRELRPQQVAPHLQRLGSDYQGELLDAAAEACKGGVARSHIVSYAEDGALLTELFTRGGGGTLVSQEQFEVVREATIEDVGGLLELISPLEEQGILVRRSREVLEREIEQFSVVEREGMIIACAALYPIADSDAGELACLAVNPEYRHGGRGDELLERIESRARQLGLNTLFVLTTRTAHWFRERGFAPSGVERLPAARASLYNYQRNSKIFEKPL, encoded by the coding sequence ATGCCCGACTACGTCAACTGGCTGCGTCATGCCTCCCCGTATATCAATGCCCATCGCGACTGCACCTTCGTGGTCATGCTCCCTGGCGATGGGGTGGAACACCCTAATTTCGGCAACATCGTCCACGACCTGGTGCTGCTGCACAGCCTGGGCGTGCGCCTGGTACTGGTGCATGGCTCGCGCCCGCAGATCGAAAGCCGCCTGGCTGATCGCGGCCTGACCCCGCACTACCACCGTGGCCTGCGCATCACCGATGCCGCCACCCTGGATTGCGTGATCGATGCCGTCGGCGCCTTGCGCCTGGCCATCGAGGCACGCCTGTCGATGGACATCGCCGCTTCGCCGATGCAGGGTTCGCGCCTGCGCGTGGCGTCCGGCAACCTGGTCACGGCGCGGCCGATCGGTGTGCTAGAAGGCGTGGACTACCATCACACCGGCGAAGTGCGTCGAGTTGACCGCAAGGGCATCAGCCGCCTGCTCGACGAGCGCTCCATCGTGCTGTTGTCACCGCTGGGCTATTCGCCCACGGGTGAAATCTTCAACCTGGCCTGCGAAGACGTGGCCACCCGCGCCGCCATTGAACTGGGTGCCGACAAGCTGCTGCTGTTCGGTGCCGAGCCGGGCTTGCTGGATGCCGATGGCAAGCTGGTGCGTGAGCTGCGCCCGCAGCAGGTTGCCCCGCATCTGCAGCGCCTGGGCAGCGATTACCAGGGAGAATTGCTGGATGCCGCGGCCGAAGCCTGCAAAGGCGGCGTGGCGCGCAGCCATATCGTCAGCTATGCCGAGGACGGCGCCTTGCTGACCGAGCTGTTCACCCGTGGCGGTGGCGGCACGCTGGTGTCGCAGGAGCAGTTCGAAGTGGTACGCGAGGCGACCATCGAGGACGTGGGCGGTTTGCTGGAGCTGATCAGCCCGCTGGAAGAGCAGGGCATCCTGGTACGCCGTTCGCGTGAGGTGCTGGAGCGGGAGATCGAGCAGTTCAGCGTGGTCGAGCGCGAGGGCATGATCATCGCCTGTGCGGCGTTGTACCCGATTGCCGACTCCGATGCCGGCGAGCTGGCGTGCCTGGCGGTGAACCCGGAGTACCGCCATGGCGGGCGTGGCGACGAGCTGCTGGAGCGCATCGAAAGCCGGGCGCGACAGTTGGGGCTGAACACCTTGTTCGTGCTGACGACGCGTACCGCGCACTGGTTCCGCGAACGCGGGTTTGCTCCGAGTGGGGTCGAGCGACTGCCAGCGGCGCGGGCTTCGCTGTACAACTACCAGCGTAATTCGAAGATCTTCGAGAAGCCCTTGTAA
- a CDS encoding glutamine synthetase family protein, which yields MSVPPRAVQLNEANAFLKEHPEVLYVDLLIADMNGVVRGKRIERTSLHKVYEKGINLPASLFALDINGSTVESTGLGLDIGDADRICYPIPGTLSNEPWQKRPTAQLLMTMHELEGEPFFADPREVLRQVVDKFTEMGLTICAAFELEFYLIDQENVNGRPQPPRSPISGKRPQSTQVYLIDDLDEYADCLQDILEGAKEQGIPADAIVKESAPAQFEVNLHHVADPLKACDYAVLLKRLIKNIAYDHEMDTTFMAKPYPGQAGNGLHVHISVLDKDGNNIFTSEDPEQNAALRHAVGGVLETLPASMAFLCPNVNSYRRFGAQFYVPNAPSWGLDNRTVALRVPTGSPDAVRIEHRVAGADANPYLMMAAVLAGVHHGLTNKVEPGEPIEGNSYEQLEQSLPNNLRDALRELDDSEILNKYIDPKYIDIFVACKESELEEFEHSISDLEYNWYLHTV from the coding sequence ATGTCGGTACCCCCGCGTGCCGTTCAGCTTAACGAAGCGAACGCGTTCCTTAAGGAACATCCTGAGGTTCTCTACGTTGACCTTCTGATTGCAGATATGAATGGTGTGGTGCGTGGCAAGCGCATAGAGCGCACCAGCCTCCACAAGGTTTACGAGAAAGGCATCAACCTGCCTGCCTCCCTCTTCGCCCTGGACATCAACGGTTCCACCGTCGAAAGCACCGGGCTGGGCCTGGACATCGGCGATGCTGACCGCATCTGCTACCCGATCCCCGGCACCCTCTCCAACGAACCCTGGCAGAAGCGCCCGACCGCCCAGCTGCTGATGACCATGCACGAGCTCGAAGGTGAGCCGTTTTTTGCCGACCCGCGTGAAGTGCTGCGCCAGGTGGTCGACAAGTTCACCGAGATGGGCCTGACCATCTGCGCCGCGTTCGAGCTGGAGTTCTACCTGATCGACCAGGAAAACGTGAACGGCCGCCCGCAGCCGCCGCGCTCGCCAATTTCGGGCAAGCGCCCGCAGTCGACCCAGGTGTACCTGATCGACGACCTCGACGAATACGCCGACTGCCTGCAGGACATCCTGGAAGGCGCGAAGGAGCAAGGCATCCCGGCCGACGCCATCGTCAAGGAAAGCGCCCCAGCGCAGTTCGAAGTCAACCTGCACCACGTGGCCGACCCGCTCAAGGCCTGCGATTACGCGGTACTGCTCAAGCGGTTGATCAAGAACATCGCCTACGACCATGAAATGGACACCACCTTCATGGCCAAGCCCTACCCGGGCCAGGCAGGCAACGGCCTGCATGTACACATTTCCGTGCTGGACAAAGATGGCAACAACATCTTCACCAGCGAGGATCCCGAGCAGAACGCCGCGCTACGTCACGCTGTCGGCGGTGTGCTCGAGACCCTGCCCGCGTCCATGGCGTTCCTTTGCCCGAACGTCAACTCGTACCGCCGCTTCGGCGCGCAGTTCTATGTACCGAACGCGCCAAGCTGGGGCCTGGACAACCGCACCGTGGCCCTGCGCGTGCCGACCGGTTCGCCGGACGCCGTGCGCATCGAGCACCGCGTGGCCGGTGCCGACGCCAACCCGTACCTGATGATGGCCGCCGTACTGGCCGGCGTGCACCATGGCCTGACCAACAAGGTCGAGCCGGGTGAGCCGATCGAAGGCAACTCGTACGAGCAGTTGGAGCAGAGCCTGCCGAACAACCTGCGCGATGCCCTGCGCGAGCTGGACGACAGCGAGATCCTGAACAAGTACATCGATCCGAAGTACATCGACATCTTCGTCGCGTGCAAGGAGAGCGAGCTGGAGGAGTTCGAGCACTCGATCTCCGACCTCGAGTACAACTGGTACCTGCATACCGTGTAA
- a CDS encoding glutamine synthetase family protein: MSNNLDQLTDWLKEHKITEVECMISDLTGITRGKISPTNKFIAEKGMRLPESVLLQTVTGDYVDDDIYYELLDPADIDMICRPDENAVFLVPWAIEPTAQVIHDTYDKKGNPVELSPRNVLKKVLKLYADKGWQPIVAPEMEFYLTKRSEDPDFPLQPPVGRSGRPETGRQSFSIEAANEFDPLFEDVYDWCELQQLDLDTLIHEDGTAQMEINFRHGNALHLADQILVFKRTMREAALKHNVAATFMAKPMTGEPGSAMHLHQSVVDVATGKNIFSNDDGSMSELFLHHIGGLQKFIPEALPLFAPNVNSFRRFLPDTSAPVNVEWGEENRTVGLRVPDAGPQSRRVENRLPGADANPYLAIAASLLCGYIGMVEGIDASAPVQGRGYERRNLRLPLTIEDALERMENSRALVQYLGKKFITGYVATKRAEHENFKRVISSWEREFLLFAV, encoded by the coding sequence ATGAGTAACAACCTCGACCAGCTCACCGATTGGTTGAAAGAGCACAAGATCACCGAAGTCGAATGCATGATCAGTGACCTGACCGGCATCACGCGCGGCAAGATTTCGCCTACCAACAAGTTCATCGCCGAAAAAGGCATGCGCCTGCCTGAGAGCGTGCTGCTGCAGACCGTGACCGGCGACTACGTCGACGACGACATCTATTACGAACTGCTGGACCCGGCGGACATCGACATGATCTGCCGCCCCGACGAGAACGCCGTGTTCCTGGTGCCATGGGCCATCGAGCCGACCGCCCAGGTGATCCACGACACCTACGACAAGAAGGGCAACCCGGTCGAACTGTCGCCGCGCAACGTGCTGAAGAAAGTCCTCAAGCTATACGCCGACAAGGGCTGGCAGCCGATCGTCGCGCCGGAGATGGAGTTCTACCTGACCAAGCGCAGCGAAGACCCGGACTTCCCGCTGCAGCCCCCGGTAGGCCGTTCGGGCCGGCCGGAAACCGGCCGCCAGTCGTTCTCGATCGAAGCCGCCAACGAATTCGACCCGCTGTTCGAAGACGTCTACGACTGGTGCGAACTGCAGCAGCTGGACCTCGACACGCTGATCCATGAAGACGGCACGGCGCAGATGGAGATCAACTTCCGTCATGGCAACGCTCTGCACCTGGCCGACCAGATCCTGGTGTTCAAGCGCACCATGCGCGAGGCCGCGCTCAAGCACAATGTGGCCGCCACTTTCATGGCCAAGCCCATGACCGGTGAGCCAGGCAGTGCCATGCACCTGCACCAGAGCGTGGTCGACGTGGCCACCGGCAAGAACATCTTCAGCAACGACGACGGCAGCATGAGCGAACTGTTCCTGCACCACATCGGTGGCCTGCAGAAGTTCATCCCCGAGGCATTGCCGCTGTTCGCCCCCAACGTCAACTCGTTCCGCCGCTTCCTGCCCGACACCTCGGCGCCGGTGAACGTGGAATGGGGCGAGGAAAACCGTACCGTCGGCCTGCGCGTGCCGGACGCCGGCCCGCAAAGCCGCCGGGTCGAGAACCGCCTGCCAGGCGCCGACGCCAACCCTTACCTGGCCATCGCCGCCAGCCTGCTGTGTGGCTACATCGGCATGGTCGAAGGCATCGACGCCAGCGCGCCGGTGCAGGGCCGTGGCTACGAACGCCGCAACCTGCGCCTGCCACTGACCATCGAAGATGCCCTGGAACGCATGGAAAACAGCCGTGCACTGGTGCAGTACCTGGGCAAGAAGTTCATCACCGGCTACGTCGCCACCAAGCGCGCCGAGCACGAGAACTTCAAGCGAGTCATCAGTTCCTGGGAGCGTGAGTTCCTGCTGTTTGCTGTCTGA
- a CDS encoding aspartate aminotransferase family protein, whose product MSVNNPQTREWQTLSGEHHLAPFSDYKQLKEKGPRIITKAQGVHLWDSEGHKILDGMAGLWCVAVGYGREELVQAAEKQMRELPYYNLFFQTAHPPALELAKAISDVAPQGMTHVFFTGSGSEGNDTVLRMVRHYWALKGKPQKQTIIGRINGYHGSTVAGASLGGMSGMHEQGGLPIPGIVHIPQPYWFGEGGDMTPDEFGVWAAEQLEQKILEVGEDNVAAFIAEPIQGAGGVIIPPETYWPKVKEILAKYEILFVADEVICGFGRTGEWFGSDYYDLKPDLMTIAKGLTSGYIPMGGVIVRDTVAQVLSEGGDFNHGFTYSGHPVAAAVGLENLRILRDEKIVEKARTEAAPYLQKRLRELQDHPLVGEVRGLGLLGAIELVKDKATRSRYEGKGVGMICRTFCFENGLIMRAVGDTMIIAPPLVISHAEIDELVEKARKCLDLTLEAIR is encoded by the coding sequence ATGAGCGTCAACAACCCGCAAACCCGTGAATGGCAAACCCTGAGCGGGGAGCATCACCTCGCGCCCTTCAGCGACTACAAGCAGCTGAAGGAGAAGGGGCCGCGCATCATCACCAAGGCCCAGGGTGTGCATTTGTGGGATAGCGAGGGGCACAAGATCCTCGACGGCATGGCTGGCCTGTGGTGCGTGGCTGTGGGCTATGGCCGTGAAGAACTGGTGCAGGCGGCAGAAAAGCAGATGCGCGAGCTGCCGTACTACAACCTGTTCTTCCAGACTGCCCACCCGCCTGCGCTGGAACTGGCCAAGGCGATCTCCGACGTGGCGCCGCAAGGCATGACCCATGTGTTCTTCACCGGCTCCGGCTCCGAAGGCAACGACACCGTGCTGCGCATGGTCCGCCATTACTGGGCGCTGAAAGGCAAGCCACAGAAGCAGACCATCATCGGCCGCATCAACGGCTACCACGGCTCCACCGTGGCTGGTGCCAGCCTGGGTGGCATGAGCGGCATGCACGAGCAGGGCGGCCTGCCGATTCCTGGCATCGTGCATATCCCACAGCCTTACTGGTTCGGCGAAGGCGGCGACATGACCCCGGATGAGTTCGGGGTGTGGGCGGCCGAGCAGCTGGAGCAGAAAATCCTCGAAGTCGGCGAAGACAACGTCGCCGCCTTCATCGCCGAGCCGATCCAGGGTGCCGGCGGCGTGATCATCCCGCCGGAAACCTACTGGCCGAAGGTCAAGGAGATCCTCGCCAAGTACGAAATCCTGTTCGTTGCCGACGAAGTGATCTGCGGTTTCGGCCGCACCGGCGAGTGGTTCGGCTCCGACTACTACGACCTCAAGCCCGACCTGATGACCATCGCCAAGGGCCTGACTTCCGGTTACATCCCCATGGGCGGTGTGATCGTGCGTGACACCGTGGCCCAGGTACTCAGCGAAGGCGGCGACTTCAACCACGGCTTCACCTACTCCGGCCACCCGGTAGCGGCGGCGGTGGGCCTGGAAAACCTGCGCATCCTGCGCGACGAGAAAATCGTCGAGAAGGCGCGCACCGAAGCGGCACCTTATTTGCAAAAGCGTTTGCGTGAGCTGCAGGACCACCCTCTGGTGGGCGAGGTACGCGGCCTGGGCCTGCTCGGCGCGATCGAGCTGGTCAAGGACAAGGCCACCCGCAGCCGTTACGAAGGCAAGGGCGTGGGCATGATCTGCCGCACCTTCTGCTTCGAAAACGGCCTGATCATGCGTGCGGTGGGTGACACCATGATCATTGCGCCGCCGCTGGTGATCAGCCATGCAGAGATCGACGAACTGGTGGAAAAGGCACGCAAATGCCTGGACCTGACGCTCGAAGCGATTCGTTGA
- a CDS encoding polyamine ABC transporter substrate-binding protein, whose translation MNKLGKTLLATALMGAMATAVQAEDKVLNVYNWSDYIAPDTIAKFEKQSGIKVKYDVFDSNETLEAKLLAGKSGYDIVVPSNNFLAKQIKAGVYEELDRSKLPNWKNLDPDLLKAVGDASDKDNKHAFPYMWGSIGIGYNPEKVKAALGVDKIDSWDVVFKPENIAKLKSCGVSFLDAPTEMLPAALHYLGLPTDSTKKEDLKAAEDLFLKIRPSITYFHSSKYIGDMANGNICVAVGYSGDLEQSKARAHEAGDKVKVDYVIPKEGAGTFYDMVAIPKDAEHKDAAYQFMNFLMQPEIMAEITNAVRFPNGNAAATQFVDKEITSDPSIYPPAEVKKQLYAIAAPEASAQRVITRSWTKIKSGK comes from the coding sequence ATGAATAAATTGGGCAAGACGTTGCTGGCCACCGCCCTGATGGGTGCCATGGCTACCGCTGTTCAGGCTGAAGACAAGGTGTTGAACGTCTACAACTGGTCGGACTACATCGCTCCGGACACCATCGCCAAGTTCGAGAAACAGTCGGGCATCAAGGTCAAGTACGACGTATTCGACAGCAACGAAACCCTCGAGGCCAAACTGCTGGCCGGCAAGTCCGGCTACGACATCGTAGTGCCGTCCAACAACTTCCTGGCCAAGCAGATCAAGGCTGGCGTGTATGAGGAACTGGACCGCTCCAAGTTGCCGAACTGGAAAAACCTCGACCCTGACCTGCTCAAGGCCGTTGGCGATGCCAGCGACAAGGACAACAAGCACGCCTTCCCGTACATGTGGGGCTCGATCGGTATCGGCTACAACCCGGAGAAGGTCAAGGCCGCGCTGGGCGTGGACAAGATCGACTCGTGGGACGTGGTGTTCAAGCCTGAGAACATCGCCAAGCTCAAGAGCTGCGGCGTGAGCTTCCTCGATGCCCCGACCGAAATGCTCCCGGCTGCTCTGCACTACCTGGGCCTGCCGACCGACAGTACCAAGAAGGAAGACCTGAAGGCCGCCGAGGACCTGTTCCTCAAGATCCGTCCTTCGATCACCTACTTCCACTCGTCCAAGTACATCGGCGACATGGCCAACGGCAACATCTGCGTAGCTGTCGGTTACTCGGGTGACCTGGAGCAGTCCAAGGCCCGTGCCCACGAAGCTGGCGACAAGGTCAAGGTGGACTACGTCATTCCGAAGGAAGGTGCCGGTACCTTCTACGACATGGTCGCCATCCCCAAGGATGCCGAGCATAAAGACGCTGCCTACCAGTTCATGAACTTCCTGATGCAGCCGGAAATCATGGCCGAGATCACCAACGCCGTGCGCTTCCCGAACGGCAACGCTGCCGCCACCCAGTTCGTGGACAAGGAAATCACCAGCGATCCGAGCATCTATCCACCAGCTGAAGTGAAGAAGCAGCTGTACGCGATCGCTGCGCCTGAAGCTTCTGCCCAGCGTGTGATCACCCGCAGCTGGACCAAGATCAAGTCGGGCAAATAA
- a CDS encoding polyamine ABC transporter substrate-binding protein: MSISVFRKALMAGAGLTLACSVQAAPTVHFYNWSDYIGPTTLADFEKATGIKPVQDVFDSNETLEGKLLAGNTGYDVVVPSNHFLGKQIKAGAFQKLDKNLLPNYSNLDPALMKRLERNDPGNQYAVPYLWGTNGIGYNVDKVKAALGVDTIDSWAVLFEPENMKKLAKCGVAFLDSADEMLPAVLNYMGLDPNSTNAKDYQAAEKKLLAVRPYVTYFHSSKYITDLANGDICVAAGFSGDVFQAKTRAEEAKKGVNLAYAIPKEGGNLWFDVLAIPKDAKNVKEAHAFINYLLKPEVIAQVSDYVGYANPNPKAGDLMDQAVRTDAAVYPPQEVLNKMFVNSELPPKVQRLMTRSWTKVKSGK; this comes from the coding sequence TTGTCCATTTCTGTATTCCGCAAGGCCTTGATGGCTGGAGCGGGCCTGACGCTGGCATGCAGCGTCCAAGCGGCGCCTACGGTGCACTTCTACAACTGGTCCGACTACATCGGCCCGACCACACTCGCGGACTTCGAGAAAGCCACAGGCATCAAGCCCGTGCAAGATGTGTTCGATTCCAACGAAACCCTGGAAGGCAAGCTGCTGGCCGGCAATACCGGCTATGACGTGGTAGTGCCGTCCAACCATTTCCTCGGCAAGCAGATCAAGGCGGGCGCATTCCAGAAGCTCGACAAGAACCTGCTGCCCAATTATTCCAACCTGGACCCGGCGCTGATGAAGCGCCTGGAAAGGAACGACCCGGGCAACCAGTACGCCGTGCCTTACCTGTGGGGCACCAACGGCATCGGTTACAACGTCGACAAGGTGAAGGCCGCGCTGGGCGTGGACACCATCGACTCCTGGGCAGTGCTGTTCGAGCCCGAGAACATGAAGAAGCTCGCCAAGTGCGGCGTGGCCTTCCTCGACTCGGCGGACGAAATGCTGCCGGCGGTGCTCAACTACATGGGGCTGGACCCTAACAGCACCAATGCCAAGGACTACCAGGCCGCCGAGAAGAAACTGCTGGCGGTACGCCCGTACGTGACCTACTTCCACTCGTCCAAGTACATCACCGACCTGGCCAACGGCGACATCTGCGTCGCGGCAGGTTTCTCAGGTGATGTGTTCCAGGCCAAGACCCGCGCCGAAGAAGCGAAGAAGGGCGTGAACCTGGCCTACGCCATTCCCAAGGAAGGCGGCAACCTCTGGTTCGACGTGCTGGCGATTCCCAAGGACGCCAAGAACGTCAAAGAGGCGCATGCCTTCATCAACTATTTGCTGAAGCCTGAGGTTATCGCCCAGGTCAGTGATTACGTCGGTTACGCCAACCCGAACCCCAAGGCTGGCGACCTGATGGACCAGGCCGTGAGGACTGACGCCGCGGTTTACCCACCGCAGGAAGTGCTGAACAAGATGTTCGTGAATTCAGAGTTGCCACCCAAGGTGCAACGGCTGATGACCCGTAGCTGGACCAAGGTCAAGTCGGGCAAGTAA